In Clupea harengus chromosome 25, Ch_v2.0.2, whole genome shotgun sequence, one genomic interval encodes:
- the LOC122128848 gene encoding uncharacterized protein LOC122128848 has translation MATIVVTVVKAIPDIISKGLAIHKQLMQAKKNKKICERLADRMKSVVDQLEGLANQGVNEELLQKALDEFKKVLEEAGTLLKKYEETNWLMQKFNADTLRKDFEEVNQHLSNAARQLSLSLQVEQRKNLEDKFNRLRICKENDEDMKIDLQEWDKLMASVEETRAEVKDVHDVVDNTNQKVTSIQHQMASAQRDLKVIKDKVGTHEGAGPKSSSASPVEARGKS, from the exons ATGGCAACCATTGTTGTAACTGTAGTGAAAGCCATTCCAGACATCATTAGCAAAGGACTGGCCATTCACAAGCAGTTAATGCaagcaaagaaaaacaagaaaatctGTGAGCGTCTGGCAGATCGTATGAAGTCTGTGGTGGATCAGCTGGAGGGTTTGGCCAACCAGGGTGTGAATGAAGAACTGCTGCAGAAGGCCCTCGATGAATTTAAGAAAGTGTTGGAAGAAGCAGGGACCCTTCTGAAGAAGTATGAAGAAACCAATTGGCTAATGCAGAAATTCAATGCAGACACCTTGCGGAAAGATTTTGAGGAGGTGAACCAGCACCTCAGTAATGCAGCACGCCAACTGTCCCTCTCCCTGCAAGTGGAACAACGGAAAAATCTAGAAGACAAGTTTAATCGTTTAAGGATTTGTAAGGAGAATGATGAAGACATGAAGATTGATCTGCAGGAATGGGATAAAT TAATGGCGTCAGTAGAGGAGACCAGGGCTGAGGTGAAGGACGTGCATGATGTGGTGGATAACACTAACCAGAAGGTTACCTCCATACAACACCAGATGGCCAGCGCCCAAAGAGACCTGAAGGTCATCAAGGACAAGGTTGGAACAC ACGAAGGTGCTGGGCCCAAGTCATCTTCAGCATCACCAGTGGAAGCCAGAGGTAAGAGCTAA